The nucleotide sequence cagttcaatcatacaataattagtccaccataaaaattttatcagaattggaccataaaaactgcagctatgaattatttcaaTTAATTACAAAAAATCATACATCTAAAGCCACAACAAAAACTTTATGCTAAAGCAtactatattatatgttcactgtgtagatctactcatgtggactccaacaaaattagattttgtattttataattttttctgtgatttattatgatttttcaaagattcaaccaaaataaataaaaaagaaaaaaaataaaatcgccttcaaaactgcttataacatggtcagggaggtaaaaaagaacggttttaaaagttgggGGAGGTGTTCTGCCCGGTTTTAGAGTTCAGGGAGAAAAAGCGAACTTTCGGGAAAACTCAGGGAAGTAATATGGACTTTTTCCATATATATTGGTTCTTAAGAAAACAACAAGTGAAGCCATAAGACGAAGCACTTTTCTCCAAGCTATAAAATCCAAGCGCAAGCTTACAAAGAGCTGGCTAGAGCAAGTCCAGCTGCAGGCCAAGCCGAACAACTTGATTTCACTATAGCATAAACAAGTCCATTTTTTTCCCTTtgcaagcccccccccccccccccccccccccccccccccccgaggccGGCAGAATGACGAGAAGATGCATTAGCAATTAACAAGAGTAACACACACATCAATGTACACTAAGCTCCCCATTATCATACTCACCGTCTTGCGTTTCTTTGTCATGTTTGACCATATCATATGCGCCATTTGCATCGCATCTGATGACCAGAGTACCAGACTAGATCCTCGGCCGGCCGGCCCCAAGCAGCAAGTTAGCTTCTGCTTGCTGGTGTCGTCGTCTCCACGACTGCAGAGCGAGGTAGCAGCCTCACAGATTATTGCCAAGCCTAGCTAGGTAGCTAAACCCTACCTTGCTCCGGACTCTACTCTGACAACTGATAGATCATCACAAGCACATGGAGTTGGGGCCAGAGAGGAAGGACGACGAGGGTGCAGGTGCACGGGCGTCGCCATCGTCGTTGTCCCCGAGCTGCGAGGCCGACGGCGACAAGGATCTGCCGAAGCAGCAGCAGCGCGCcataggcggcggcggcgacgacgacgacgatgacgacgagggAACAAGGCAGCCGTACAAGTGCACCTTCTGCAGGAGGGGGTTCCCGACGGCGCAGGCGCTCGGCGGTCACATGAACGTGCACCGTCGGCACAGGGGCAGACCAGCAGCAGTGTCCGCCGGCGCCGCAGCGGGAAGCAGCGCCGCCAGTGTCTACTACTACGACCATCAGCCGTGCTCGACGATGACGACGTCGACGACGCCCGTTCTGGCGTTCGCCCAACAGGCTACGACTCTGCCGGCGGACGGCGGTGTGGCCGCGTTGCACGCCCAACGGAAGCCGCACGAGCTGCTGCCTCTGTTCGGCCGCGGTGACTGCTGCGCTGCCGGCCGTGGCAGCGGCGCGGCCGCCGAAGATGTACGAGAAGATCGCTACTTCGCCATCGCCGAGGAGGGGGATGGAGGGGAGGAGCTCGACTTGGAGCTCAGGCTTGGAGGTGCAGGATCATGACCTCACGATCGAGTATTCAGCTCCATGCTTTCAGTGTATGCATATATATGCGCGTGGTTCTTATATTACAGCCATTTCTTTCTCGCTAATCAAGCTAACTGCCTCATCAGTGCTTAGTtgattactttttttttttgcacggaTTATGTACAAGAGATCGAAACAATGGAGTGATTTTAGATCGATCAGTTAACAAGGGATTAATTATAGAAAGAACCACAGACGATTTCTTGGCAGGATTTGTGAATGCATGCTTTAAAATGAGTAATTTGATTCATAGGAAATTTTTTATCAGTTTTGCTAATACATGCATTCACGATACGTACCAATAATTCAATACTGAAGATTAGTCGGCGCATCTGAACTAATAAGCTCTTTCCTAATTCTTCAGGCTGTTGTTTGTTTGGATTTATTTCACATGTTCCATGACCGCAGAAATAAATGATATTCTTGTGTTTTAGTGAAAAATGATCGACCTGCATATCTGAATTTTTTTGCTAGTTATTTACATGACTAACTGGAATACATTAGGGAATACACAAGTTCCAGAAAATTTGAAAGAGATGTTAATGGCTAGCTACCAATATGTGATTAGCATTAGTTATATTCTGAAACCTTTTTTCGATAAAGAAAGTTCtcgttggcccacaggatcaccggcttaggtgagtgaaccactcaccagtcttgccgagcatccgctagtgttgccgagcacccactagccgtgccgaccacgaacaagcgttgtccgtccccacacactatggctggagctagaagaaaAATGGAGAACAGAGCGtgcacacacaatacaagacaccagcgttggccaaagccctgtctgtgagatggcaaatctgagctctctttactgagttgccgtggtagtctatttatacaactctatcaatctggtcctagtacagcgcacatgctgtaacagtaactagataacatacagggatGACTCTacgccggccactgcatgtgcctacagtactgcaggtgagccgtgcgatACCTGCACCTGCAGCGACTAAAGTATCACAACAGGGGGCCTTTTTgatgccgccttcccttgctgtgttcacacaaggtagtagtagattatctaacaatctttcCCTAATCATACTGCTAACCCTtttaccccctccatgccgatcatctccttcagctccgtgagtcaaagacgtccgagcggcttggtgaggacgttcaCGAGTTACCGACCAGCGAtcacgatctgccctccatcgacatagtctctgaggaagtggaactttacgtcgatgtgtttgctccggtcgtgtagaaccggattcttcacgagggcgatggcgggctggttgtccaccatcagtgatggtgggtgagcttccacaccgatcagctcgcccagcagctggcgtaccacacaacttggcacaccGCTATGGCCACCACTACGTACTCTGCCTTGCATGTaaatagcgccaccaccttctgtttcagtgacagccatgaaattgggactgacccgaggaagacgagcacgctagaggtgctccgtCACCTGTCGATATCcctcgccatgtctgcatcgctgaacacagtgagctacagcctactccTACCGGTCCTTGGGAAGATGATCCTATGATCCACCGTCCcattgacgt is from Miscanthus floridulus cultivar M001 chromosome 7, ASM1932011v1, whole genome shotgun sequence and encodes:
- the LOC136464758 gene encoding transcriptional regulator SUPERMAN-like; protein product: MELGPERKDDEGAGARASPSSLSPSCEADGDKDLPKQQQRAIGGGGDDDDDDDEGTRQPYKCTFCRRGFPTAQALGGHMNVHRRHRGRPAAVSAGAAAGSSAASVYYYDHQPCSTMTTSTTPVLAFAQQATTLPADGGVAALHAQRKPHELLPLFGRGDCCAAGRGSGAAAEDVREDRYFAIAEEGDGGEELDLELRLGGAGS